The following proteins are co-located in the Planococcus plakortidis genome:
- a CDS encoding biotin-dependent carboxyltransferase family protein translates to MLNIRKSGLQTAVQDLGRIGFQRYGVIASGVMDPFAHRIANLLAGNAENSPTLEIALSGPVIEFEADHFIAVCGGDLSPSLDGKPLAMWRGHFVPKGSVLSFGEPKRGARSYLAVAGGFDLEPVMDSHSTYLRAGIGGFKGRALKNGDSLTTLPVEAARMEALKNQNGQTPDWLIPPARYHEQPIVRMMPGRQYELFDEASRARIFEEPFTVSANSDRMGYRLEGPGLALEKQEELISEAVAFGSVQVPADGNPIVLLADRQTTGGYPKIGQVASVDLPLISQLKPGESLKFRHISADDAQQLYIEQEQQIRQLKIAIQMKREEWT, encoded by the coding sequence AGACAGCGGTCCAGGACCTTGGCCGTATCGGCTTCCAGCGCTATGGCGTCATCGCAAGCGGCGTCATGGACCCGTTTGCCCACCGCATCGCCAATTTGCTCGCCGGCAACGCGGAAAACTCCCCGACTTTGGAGATCGCTTTGTCCGGCCCGGTCATCGAGTTCGAAGCCGATCATTTCATCGCCGTTTGCGGAGGCGATTTGTCCCCTTCGCTCGACGGTAAGCCACTCGCCATGTGGCGCGGCCATTTCGTCCCGAAAGGCAGTGTCCTGTCGTTCGGCGAACCGAAACGGGGCGCCCGCAGTTATTTGGCAGTCGCGGGCGGTTTTGACCTTGAGCCGGTCATGGACAGCCATTCCACCTATTTGCGGGCGGGCATCGGCGGCTTCAAGGGGCGCGCATTGAAAAATGGCGACAGCCTGACGACACTCCCTGTTGAGGCTGCGCGCATGGAAGCCTTGAAAAACCAGAATGGCCAAACGCCCGACTGGCTCATCCCCCCTGCGCGCTACCACGAGCAGCCGATTGTCCGGATGATGCCAGGACGGCAATACGAGCTCTTTGATGAAGCGAGCCGCGCGCGCATATTCGAGGAGCCCTTCACCGTCTCTGCCAATTCGGACCGAATGGGCTATCGCCTGGAAGGGCCGGGACTGGCGCTCGAAAAACAGGAAGAATTGATTTCGGAAGCGGTCGCGTTCGGTTCTGTGCAAGTGCCGGCGGATGGCAACCCGATCGTCTTGCTCGCCGACCGCCAGACGACCGGCGGCTATCCGAAGATCGGACAAGTGGCTTCGGTCGACTTGCCGCTTATCAGCCAATTGAAACCCGGCGAATCGCTGAAATTCCGCCACATATCCGCAGATGATGCACAACAGCTTTATATCGAACAAGAACAGCAGATCCGCCAATTGAAAATCGCCATCCAAATGAAACGGGAGGAATGGACATGA